Proteins co-encoded in one Marmota flaviventris isolate mMarFla1 chromosome 9, mMarFla1.hap1, whole genome shotgun sequence genomic window:
- the LOC114093784 gene encoding olfactory receptor 4P4-like, with protein MEYRNNVTEFILLGLSQKKELEILCFLLFLLCYIAILTGNLLIMISITCSPLINQPMYFFLSYLSLSDLCYTSTVTPKLIVDSLSTKKSISYIGCMTQLFTMHFFGGIEVFILTGMAYDRYVAICKPLHYTVIMSRQKCEVIIAASCAGGFLHSFGQFLLAIFLPYCGPNEIDHYFCDVYPLLKLACTDTSKIGFLVIANSGLMGTVIFVVLLISYAVILCTVRSYSAENRRKALSTCSSHITVVVLFFAPLLFIYIRPATTLPEDKVFALFYTIIAPMLNPLIYTLRNTEMKNAIKKLWGHIMGSKEN; from the coding sequence ATGGAATATAGAAATAACGTCACAGAATTTATTCTTTTAGGACTTTCTCAGAAAAAAGAATTAGAGATTCTCTGCTTTTTACTGTTTTTACTTTGTTACATTGCAATTTTGACTGGAAACTTGCTAATCATGATCTCCATCACCTGTAGTCCACTTATCAACCAGCCCATGTATTTCTTCCTGAGCTACCTGTCACTCTCAGATCTTTGCTACACCTCCACTGTTACCCCCAAGCTAATCGTGGACTCACTATCCACCAAGAAGTCCATTTCCTACATTGGCTGCATGACACAACTCTTTACCATGCACTTCTTTGGGGGCATCGAGGTCTTCATTCTCACAgggatggcctatgaccgctatgtggccatctgcaagcccctGCACTACACTGTCATCATGAGCAGACAGAAGTGTGAGGTCATTATTGCTGCCTCCTGTGCTGGGGGATTCCTCCACTCCTTTGGTCAGTTTCTCCTGGCCATCTTCTTACCCTACTGTGGTCCCAATGAAATAGATCACTACTTCTGTGATGTGTATcctttgctgaaactggcctgcACTGACACAAGCAAAATTGGTTTCTTGGTCATCGCCAATTCTGGACTGATGGGCACGGTGATTTTTGTGGTCCTGCTGATATCTTATGCTGTGATCTTATGTACTGTCAGGTCTTACTCTGCAGAGAATCGCCGCAAAGCCCTCTCTACTTGTAGTTCACATATCACTGTGGTCGTCCTGTTTTTTGCCCCTTTACTGTTTATTTATATTCGACCAGCAACTACTTTACCCGAAGACAAAGTATTTGCCCTCTTTTATACTATCATTGCCCCCATGCTCAATCCTCTGATATACACACTAAGAAACACGGAGATGAAGAATGCCATAAAAAAATTATGGGGCCATATAATGGGAAGCAAAGAAAATTGA
- the LOC114093798 gene encoding olfactory receptor 4C11-like, producing MWQNSNITEFILLGLTQDPLRQKMVFLIILIFYIGTVVGNTLVIVTIKSSRTLESPMYYFLFYLSFADSCYSTSTAPKLIVDALSTKKVISYNECMTQIFALHLFGCMEILVLILMAADRYVAICKPLHYPRIMRRQVCHILIVFAWIGSFMHSISQTILALRLPFCGPNLIDHYCCDLQPLFKLACTDTYLSNLLLVTNNGAICLVSLTILMISYVVILRSLRNHSAEGRKKALSTCTSHIIVVVLFFVPCIFIYTRPPTTFPMDKMVTVFYTIGTPFLNPLIYTLRNAEVKNAMRNLWKVKTTSERRE from the coding sequence ATGTGGCAAAATAGTAACATAACTGAGTTCATATTGCTAGGATTGACACAGGATCCTCTCAGGCAGAAAATGGTGTTTTTAATCATCTTAATTTTCTACATTGGAACTGTAGTGGGGAATACACTTGTTATTGTGACCATTAAATCCAGCAGGACACTTGAAAGCCCcatgtattatttcttattttatctgtcCTTTGCTGATTCCTGCTATTCAACATCCACAGCCCCTAAACTCATTGTGGATGCTCTCTCTACCAAAAAAGTCATATCCTACAATGAGTGCATGACACAAATCTTTGCACTACACTTATTTGGCTGCATGGAGATCCTTGTCCTCATCCTCATGGCCGCtgatcgctatgtggccatctgtaagccTTTGCATTACCCAAGGATCATGAGGAGGCAGGTCTGTCACATCTTGATTGTCTTTGCCTGGATAGGGTCCTTTATGCATTCCATTTCTCAGACTATCCTGGCCTTGAGATTGCCCTTCTGTGGACCCAACTTGATTGACCATTACTGCTGTGATCTGCAGCCCTTGTTTAAACTTGCCTGCACAGACACTTATTTGTCGAATCTGCTGTTGGTGACTAACAATGGGGCAATTTGCTTAGTCAGTTTAACGATTTTAATGATCTCATACGTTGTCATCCTTCGTTCCTTGAGAAACCACAGTgcagaagggaggaaaaaagcacTGTCAACTTGCACATCTCACATAATTGTTGTTGTCTTGTTCTTTGTCCcctgtatattcatatatacacgcCCCCCAACCACGTTCCCCATGGACAAGATGGTGACAGTGTTTTATACCATTGGCACACCCTTCCTCAACCCACTCATCTACACACTGAGGAATGCAGAGGTGAAAAACGCCATGAGAAATCTGTGGAAGGTTAAAACTACATCAGAAAGGAGGGAATGA